One part of the Calidithermus timidus DSM 17022 genome encodes these proteins:
- a CDS encoding Dabb family protein, protein MVRHLIVFNTEASEEEVRSMFEQARAVLGQIPGVVGFELGRALGEAPRYRYLLVVDFAHESVVPFYRDHPLHQEFANKVFRPMAPERLTTDFVRLYPEGA, encoded by the coding sequence ATGGTGCGGCACCTGATCGTCTTTAACACCGAGGCGTCTGAGGAAGAGGTACGCTCGATGTTCGAGCAGGCCAGGGCAGTACTCGGGCAGATTCCAGGTGTGGTGGGCTTCGAGCTGGGCCGGGCCTTGGGCGAAGCCCCCCGTTACCGCTACTTGCTGGTGGTGGACTTCGCCCATGAGAGCGTGGTGCCCTTTTACCGCGACCACCCGCTGCACCAGGAGTTTGCCAACAAGGTCTTTCGTCCCATGGCCCCCGAGCGCCTTACCACCGACTTTGTGAGGCTCTACCCGGAGGGCGCATGA